One genomic segment of Terriglobia bacterium includes these proteins:
- a CDS encoding BrnT family toxin, protein MDVVYRLSGISFVWDRRKAQTNLQKHGIAFETACEIFFDPFVRLIETEVVSGEEREAAVGMTSDWRLLKVIYVFRPEAVRIISARPITLRERKTYEEQGIAGASP, encoded by the coding sequence ATGGACGTCGTCTATCGTCTGAGCGGGATTAGTTTCGTTTGGGATCGAAGAAAGGCGCAAACCAACCTCCAGAAGCATGGGATTGCCTTCGAAACAGCTTGTGAGATCTTCTTTGATCCCTTCGTACGTCTGATCGAAACCGAAGTCGTTAGCGGGGAAGAGCGCGAGGCCGCCGTCGGCATGACCAGCGACTGGAGACTCCTGAAAGTCATTTACGTGTTCCGCCCAGAGGCCGTCCGCATCATCTCCGCTCGACCCATCACTTTAAGGGAAAGAAAGACCTATGAAGAGCAGGGAATTGCGGGCGCGTCTCCGTAA